In the genome of Nitrospirota bacterium, one region contains:
- a CDS encoding helix-turn-helix domain-containing protein: MAGELLKRRREELGLDLKQTADLLKIKEDYLASIENDLFEKLPVAVYTIGYIRCYAAYLHIDPEPIIAIYTGHLTQPKPSTIFPVASSKKKIPFYYYVIPAFVIILLILGVFILGQGRAVPEKQMAAVPAPPVQRVEPVPAERQPSRPENETGRSQSQAVPPAVSSQATGIQKPQVSGEHSLVITADDLTWMHIKFSNGKYEEVLLRPGTTRTWQFADKAVLKLGNAGGIRLNLDGKDIGSPGSLGQVMTLVFPENQQINRQGE, from the coding sequence GTGGCCGGGGAACTTCTGAAAAGAAGACGTGAAGAGCTGGGGCTTGACCTGAAACAAACGGCAGATCTTCTGAAGATCAAGGAAGACTACCTTGCGTCAATTGAAAATGACCTCTTCGAGAAGCTTCCTGTTGCGGTATATACCATAGGTTATATCCGCTGCTATGCGGCGTATCTGCATATCGATCCTGAACCGATCATCGCCATTTATACGGGACATCTTACCCAGCCCAAGCCATCGACTATTTTCCCTGTAGCTTCTTCTAAGAAGAAGATCCCTTTTTATTATTACGTGATTCCTGCATTTGTGATAATTCTTCTTATTCTTGGTGTTTTCATCCTGGGACAGGGAAGAGCAGTGCCCGAGAAACAAATGGCGGCAGTGCCCGCCCCGCCTGTACAGCGCGTCGAGCCGGTCCCGGCAGAGCGGCAGCCGTCGCGGCCTGAGAACGAAACCGGCCGATCACAGTCTCAGGCAGTGCCGCCGGCTGTAAGCAGCCAGGCAACCGGTATTCAGAAGCCTCAGGTCTCCGGTGAGCACAGTCTTGTGATTACTGCAGATGATCTGACCTGGATGCATATCAAGTTTTCAAACGGCAAATATGAAGAGGTACTGCTCAGGCCGGGCACGACCCGGACCTGGCAGTTTGCTGACAAGGCGGTGCTGAAGCTTGGCAACGCAGGCGGCATCAGGTTGAATCTCGACGGAAAGGATATTGGCTCGCCGGGGAGCCTTGGCCAGGTTATGACCCTGGTTTTTCCTGAAAATCAGCAGATCAACAGGCAGGGTGAGTAG